The following are encoded in a window of Gossypium raimondii isolate GPD5lz chromosome 13, ASM2569854v1, whole genome shotgun sequence genomic DNA:
- the LOC105783181 gene encoding transcription termination factor MTEF1, chloroplastic: MSLISLSHAMQDTLPVLPKNNPFPPLLSPHHHDFPLLSRPKNLHFPTFSSRTITPTSLPPKPNPKFPQIPSTSPPPPMPPPNSHSDFQEKMLYLESIGLDFFSLIQHHPPIIFASLHDLKSTVDFLASLSFTTLELRRILSMCPHILTVKPTSLLPIFTFLLREAHVNGSDLKKVINRRPRLLACNVETQLRPTLYFLQSIGISEVKKHTSLLTCSVENKLIPRIDYFQKIGFSHRQTISMFCRFPPLFNYSIKENYELKLNYFMVEMGRDLREIREFPQYFSFSLESRIKPRHQICVEKGVCFPLPALLKTSEVEFRSRLEVCCNSTLPLKGSPLWCTKVCDI; this comes from the coding sequence ATGTCACTCATCTCTCTCTCACACGCCATGCAAGACACACTCCCTGTCCTCCCCAAAAACAACCCTTTCCCTCCCTTACTTTCCCCCCACCACCATGATTTCCCCCTACTTTCTCGCCCCAAAAACCTCCATTTCCCTACTTTTTCTTCTAGAACAATCACCCCCACTTCTCTACCTCCCAAACCCAATCCCAAATTCCCCCAAATCCCTTCAACTTCTCCGCCACCACCAATGCCACCACCAAACTCCCACTCTGACTTCCAAGAGAAAATGCTTTACCTCGAGTCCATAGGCCTTGATTTTTTCTCCCTGATCCAACACCACCCTCCCATCATATTTGCTTCTCTCCATGATCTGAAATCAACCGTTGATTTTCTAGCCTCCTTGAGCTTCACTACGCTCGAGCTACGCCGAATCCTCTCCATGTGCCCCCATATCCTAACCGTGAAACCAACTTCTCTCCTCCCTATCTTCACTTTCCTTCTCCGCGAAGCGCACGTCAACGGCTCCGACTTAAAGAAAGTTATCAACAGACGGCCCAGATTACTCGCATGCAACGTGGAGACTCAGCTCCGTCCCACCCTATATTTCCTACAAAGCATCGGAATCTCTGAGGTAAAAAAGCACACTTCCTTACTGACTTGCAGTGTGGAAAATAAACTGATCCCTCGAATCGATTACTTCCAAAAAATCGGATTTTCTCACAGACAAACAATATCGATGTTCTGTAGATTTCCTCCACTGTTTAATTACAGTATTAAGGAAAACTACGagctgaaattaaattatttcatggtGGAAATGGGGagggatttgagagaaattagAGAGTTCCCTCagtatttttcttttagctTGGAAAGTAGGATAAAGCCAAGGCACCAAATTTGTGTTGAAAAAGGGGTTTGTTTTCCTTTGCCTGCTTTGTTAAAGACAAGTGAAGTTGAGTTCCGCAGTAGATTAGAGGTTTGTTGTAATTCCACCTTACCATTGAAGGGGTCTCCTTTATGGTGTACAAAAGTTTGTGATATTTAA